One Algihabitans albus genomic region harbors:
- a CDS encoding TRAP transporter small permease: MTRLLAIVLRAPLLIAGVGACLSLAAIMTIMVTDVIGRHLLNAPVPGAAELIELLMALLVFSALPLTTLRREHIQVDLFTSLVPIRARRITEALANAVAAVIVTFITWRLYDKTVEIVGYGDTTAFLRLPLAPVAGVMTAMAGLTAIAFFVNSARDLRPKATGPKAPPPPGEPRP, encoded by the coding sequence ATGACGCGGCTACTCGCCATCGTCCTGCGCGCACCGCTTCTCATCGCCGGCGTCGGCGCCTGTCTTTCGCTTGCAGCGATTATGACGATCATGGTCACGGATGTGATCGGCCGGCATCTGCTCAACGCTCCGGTGCCGGGAGCAGCCGAACTGATCGAACTCCTGATGGCCCTGCTGGTGTTCTCCGCGCTGCCGCTGACGACCCTGAGGCGCGAGCATATTCAGGTGGACCTCTTCACCTCCCTGGTCCCCATCAGGGCCCGCCGCATCACCGAAGCGCTGGCGAACGCCGTGGCAGCCGTGATCGTGACCTTCATTACCTGGCGTCTCTACGACAAGACCGTCGAGATCGTCGGGTACGGCGACACCACGGCGTTTCTGCGCCTCCCGCTTGCACCGGTCGCGGGCGTCATGACGGCGATGGCCGGTCTCACCGCCATCGCCTTCTTCGTCAACAGCGCGCGCGACCTGCGCCCCAAAGCGACCGGCCCGAAGGCGCCCCCTCCGCCTGGGGAGCCGCGGCCTTGA
- a CDS encoding alpha-hydroxy acid oxidase translates to MPGDLSYLPALDDLMELGRRRLPRLVRDYLEGGAGDESGLRRNRNALETIRLLPRYGRDVADRTTAAEIFGRSYALPVGIAPVGLADLIWPEMDATLAAAAEAADVPYILSTAASTTIERAAEIAPRSLWFQLYVSTDDAVTFDLIERAKRVGVRVLVVTIDIPVPGKRLRDLRNGFRLPFRPTAGRAAGILAHPAWALATLRAGTPTFATLAPYAAAGSGAQSLAAFMARQITGRLEPALLRRIREAWPGPMVLKGVLSPEDVDMAVAVGADGVIVSNHGGRQLDATPAAIEALPAVAERAGDRLTVMMDSGLRSGSDVVRALALGASFTFAARPFLLAVAARGRSGADHALSLLADEVGRVLGLTGHTDPSQLSADALWDGPFVRRRTSALDDSL, encoded by the coding sequence ATGCCCGGCGATCTAAGCTACCTGCCGGCGCTCGACGATCTGATGGAGCTCGGCCGCCGCCGCTTGCCGAGGCTGGTGCGCGACTACCTGGAAGGTGGCGCCGGAGACGAAAGCGGTCTCAGGCGGAACCGGAACGCGCTGGAGACGATCCGGCTCCTCCCGCGCTATGGCCGCGATGTCGCCGACCGCACGACGGCGGCGGAAATCTTCGGCCGGTCCTATGCCCTGCCGGTCGGCATCGCGCCGGTGGGGTTGGCCGATCTGATCTGGCCGGAGATGGATGCGACCTTGGCTGCGGCGGCCGAGGCGGCGGATGTCCCCTATATCCTCAGCACCGCCGCCTCGACGACGATCGAGCGGGCTGCCGAGATTGCGCCGCGGAGCCTGTGGTTCCAGCTCTACGTCTCCACCGACGACGCGGTGACCTTCGATCTGATCGAGCGGGCGAAGAGAGTCGGAGTGAGGGTGCTGGTGGTCACCATCGACATCCCGGTACCCGGTAAGCGGCTCCGCGATCTGCGCAACGGCTTTCGTCTTCCTTTCCGGCCGACCGCGGGGCGCGCCGCCGGCATTCTGGCGCATCCGGCCTGGGCCTTGGCGACACTGCGTGCCGGGACGCCGACCTTCGCGACGCTGGCGCCCTATGCTGCGGCCGGCAGTGGCGCGCAGTCGCTTGCTGCCTTCATGGCCAGGCAGATTACAGGCCGGCTCGAGCCGGCGTTGCTCCGGCGCATTCGCGAGGCCTGGCCGGGGCCGATGGTGCTGAAGGGCGTGCTTTCGCCGGAAGATGTCGACATGGCCGTCGCCGTCGGCGCCGACGGCGTTATCGTCTCCAATCACGGCGGCCGCCAGCTCGATGCCACGCCGGCGGCGATCGAGGCGCTGCCGGCCGTGGCCGAACGCGCCGGCGACCGTCTGACGGTTATGATGGACAGCGGGCTGCGCAGCGGCAGCGATGTGGTGCGGGCGCTCGCGTTGGGTGCAAGTTTCACCTTTGCGGCGCGTCCCTTTCTGCTTGCGGTAGCAGCGCGCGGTCGTTCGGGTGCGGATCACGCCCTGTCTCTACTCGCGGACGAGGTCGGCCGGGTCTTGGGTTTGACCGGGCATACCGATCCGTCTCAGCTCTCCGCCGACGCGCTGTGGGACGGACCCTTCGTGCGGAGGCGAACCTCCGCGCTGGACGACAGTCTCTAA
- a CDS encoding NAD/NADP octopine/nopaline dehydrogenase family protein, producing the protein MNVAVLGGGNGSYAAAADITLRGGSVRFWRRDAEALKPARDAGGIYLKDFEGRRLVAIDAITDDIAAAVADADLIVAPTPAFAQVDLANALAPNLSDGQVLFLPPGTFGSYLMMKALRDTGCKADIAIGETGTLPWLCRKHGPHEVAITTRATRLPTGVFPARLHDHAIARIAGAFPGSIEPIEDALSAALMNAGPIIHPPLILMNAGPIEHFDHWDIHNEGTQPSIRRVTTALDGERMAVREALGYAAPHFPLADHYSADGDEWMYGNLAHDKLTDSGDWREDLDLRTHRYMREDIALGLAFLASVARWAGIDCRVAAGLLAVASAVAEEDFAATGRTLETLGLAELTRAEMAALLQEGL; encoded by the coding sequence ATGAATGTCGCTGTTCTCGGGGGAGGTAACGGCTCTTACGCTGCGGCGGCCGACATCACGCTGCGCGGCGGATCCGTCCGGTTTTGGCGCCGCGATGCGGAGGCCCTGAAGCCAGCGCGCGATGCCGGCGGTATCTATCTGAAGGACTTCGAGGGCCGCCGTCTGGTCGCCATCGACGCGATCACCGACGACATCGCGGCGGCGGTGGCCGATGCGGACCTGATCGTCGCGCCGACGCCGGCCTTCGCTCAAGTCGATCTCGCCAACGCGTTGGCACCGAATCTCAGCGACGGTCAGGTGCTCTTCCTGCCGCCGGGCACCTTCGGTAGCTACCTGATGATGAAGGCGCTGCGCGACACGGGCTGCAAGGCGGATATCGCGATCGGGGAGACCGGAACGCTTCCCTGGCTCTGTCGCAAGCATGGACCCCACGAGGTTGCGATCACGACACGGGCCACGCGGCTGCCGACCGGCGTGTTTCCCGCCCGCCTGCACGATCATGCGATCGCCCGTATCGCCGGGGCCTTCCCTGGCTCGATCGAGCCGATCGAAGACGCGCTCTCCGCCGCGCTCATGAACGCCGGGCCGATCATCCATCCGCCGCTCATCCTGATGAATGCGGGTCCGATCGAGCATTTCGACCACTGGGACATCCACAACGAGGGAACTCAGCCGTCGATCCGGCGTGTAACGACGGCTCTGGACGGCGAGCGCATGGCCGTCCGCGAGGCGCTGGGCTATGCGGCTCCGCACTTCCCGCTCGCCGACCACTACAGCGCCGACGGCGACGAGTGGATGTACGGCAATCTCGCCCACGATAAGCTGACGGACAGCGGCGATTGGCGCGAGGACCTCGATCTTCGCACCCATCGCTATATGCGCGAGGACATCGCACTGGGGTTGGCGTTCCTCGCATCGGTCGCCCGCTGGGCCGGCATCGATTGCCGCGTCGCGGCGGGTCTACTGGCGGTCGCCTCCGCCGTTGCCGAGGAAGACTTCGCCGCCACCGGCCGGACCCTGGAGACGCTCGGTCTCGCGGAGCTGACGCGCGCGGAAATGGCCGCACTTCTCCAGGAGGGTCTTTAG
- a CDS encoding 3-hydroxybutyryl-CoA dehydrogenase, which yields MAQARICAVGAGRMGRGIAHVFAYAGFEVALLDAKPRTSEEFARFRGEALAEIEGSLATLAELGLFETAAIDRIVARIRVLPRSDAATAVDGAAVVFEGVPEIKEAKAGAFALIDPYLAPEAIVASTTSTFLVDELIGFVSRPARFLNAHWLNPAYLVPLVEVSPSGRTDEAVIQALEKLLTDVGKVPVRLKASPGYIVPRVQMLAMNEAARLVEEGVASAEDVDKALLYGLGFRFAVLGLLEFIDWGGNDILYYASRYMTDATGESRFAAPSIVDRNMHAGRNGLKDGVGFFDYRERDLEAYRKSRLAGFLDQLRLAGLARPPA from the coding sequence GTGGCACAAGCCAGGATTTGCGCCGTGGGCGCGGGCCGCATGGGCCGCGGTATCGCTCATGTCTTTGCCTACGCCGGCTTCGAGGTGGCTCTGCTCGACGCCAAGCCTCGCACGTCGGAGGAGTTCGCGCGGTTTCGGGGCGAGGCCCTGGCGGAGATCGAGGGCAGCCTGGCCACGCTCGCGGAGCTTGGCCTGTTCGAGACGGCGGCCATCGATCGCATCGTCGCGCGCATTCGCGTGCTTCCGCGCTCGGACGCCGCGACCGCCGTCGACGGTGCCGCCGTGGTCTTCGAGGGCGTACCGGAGATCAAGGAAGCCAAGGCCGGGGCCTTCGCCCTGATCGATCCATACCTGGCGCCCGAGGCGATCGTCGCCTCGACCACCTCGACTTTTCTGGTGGACGAACTCATCGGGTTCGTCTCCCGGCCTGCGCGCTTTCTGAATGCGCACTGGCTGAACCCCGCCTACCTCGTGCCGCTGGTCGAAGTGAGTCCGTCCGGGCGGACCGACGAGGCGGTGATCCAAGCCCTCGAAAAACTGCTCACGGACGTCGGCAAGGTGCCGGTTCGGCTCAAGGCGTCGCCGGGCTATATCGTGCCGCGGGTTCAGATGCTGGCCATGAACGAGGCCGCGCGGCTGGTCGAGGAGGGAGTGGCGAGCGCGGAGGACGTGGACAAGGCGCTGCTCTACGGCTTGGGCTTCCGCTTTGCCGTGCTCGGCTTGCTGGAGTTCATCGATTGGGGCGGCAACGACATTCTCTACTACGCCAGCCGCTACATGACCGACGCCACCGGAGAGAGCCGCTTCGCCGCTCCTTCGATCGTCGACCGCAACATGCACGCCGGCCGCAACGGTCTGAAGGATGGCGTCGGTTTCTTCGACTATCGGGAACGGGATCTCGAGGCCTACCGCAAGTCGCGGCTGGCGGGGTTTCTCGACCAGTTGCGCCTCGCCGGCCTCGCGCGGCCGCCGGCCTGA
- the dctP gene encoding TRAP transporter substrate-binding protein DctP, with protein MFARVVRMGKRSAALALAAGLVGGGLAGPAGAEEVLRAVTAFPAPVEFSKSFLRFVDKVNDLGEGVVRIDYMGGPEVVPPPQQAQAIRRGVIDMQYGPGTYYLGQVPEVDAWVGSTITAMEARENGGLEVMREVYQEKLGAYLLAHIDTGITFHIYLTEEPARGEDGNVDLSGVKLRSQPIYREFFDALGATSVSVPVPEVYTALERGVVDGIGWPLVAVQDLSWDEFLTHRIDPPFFQTDLVVVMNEEKWGSLSDEAKEILTAAAVEYEQESYDYYQQNIADTDRAVREGGMEVVEISGPAAEAYLDRAFETAWDRLKESGSRHYDALRDAYYDR; from the coding sequence ATGTTCGCTCGTGTCGTCCGGATGGGGAAGAGATCGGCTGCTCTGGCGCTCGCCGCGGGGCTGGTGGGCGGAGGGTTGGCAGGGCCGGCCGGCGCCGAAGAGGTCCTGCGCGCGGTGACCGCCTTTCCGGCGCCCGTCGAGTTCTCGAAAAGCTTTCTGCGCTTCGTCGACAAGGTCAACGACCTCGGTGAAGGTGTCGTCCGCATCGACTACATGGGCGGGCCGGAGGTCGTTCCGCCGCCGCAGCAGGCGCAGGCGATCCGCCGCGGCGTGATCGACATGCAGTACGGTCCGGGCACCTACTATCTCGGTCAGGTGCCCGAAGTGGACGCCTGGGTCGGCTCCACCATCACGGCGATGGAAGCGCGTGAGAACGGCGGCCTGGAGGTCATGCGCGAGGTCTATCAGGAAAAGCTCGGCGCCTATCTGCTCGCCCATATCGACACGGGCATTACCTTCCACATCTACCTGACCGAGGAGCCGGCGCGCGGCGAGGATGGAAACGTCGACCTCTCGGGCGTGAAACTGCGCAGTCAGCCGATCTATCGGGAGTTCTTCGACGCGCTCGGCGCCACCAGTGTTTCCGTGCCCGTGCCGGAGGTCTACACCGCCCTGGAGCGCGGTGTGGTGGACGGGATCGGCTGGCCGTTGGTTGCGGTCCAGGATCTCTCCTGGGACGAGTTCCTGACTCACCGGATCGATCCGCCTTTCTTCCAGACCGACCTCGTCGTGGTCATGAACGAGGAGAAGTGGGGAAGCCTGTCCGACGAGGCGAAGGAGATTCTGACGGCCGCGGCGGTGGAGTACGAGCAGGAGTCCTACGACTACTACCAGCAGAACATCGCCGATACCGACCGGGCGGTGCGGGAGGGCGGCATGGAAGTGGTCGAGATCAGCGGCCCCGCCGCCGAGGCCTATCTCGACCGGGCCTTCGAGACGGCCTGGGACCGTCTCAAGGAGAGCGGGAGCCGGCACTACGACGCGCTTCGCGACGCCTACTATGACCGCTGA